The bacterium genome window below encodes:
- a CDS encoding nucleotidyl transferase AbiEii/AbiGii toxin family protein: MLEGKRIITNLQKEILSLFSQIPDYENFYLSGGTALSEFYLGHRLSYDLDFFTSKNDLILPFSEAMETRLEKEGFSVVARRKFQTFVEFKLGKKEEETIIHLAYDSPFRFAPSLSSIFGVKVRDWTDIIVDKLLAFFGRAEPRDAIDLFFILKKEDIWHLLELAKQKDPGFDLYWLTVALEKVRIFPDSISQWPVDMLVTVDIKELKDTFLSLARKIMDKIKKVN, translated from the coding sequence ATGCTGGAAGGTAAAAGAATAATAACAAATCTTCAAAAGGAAATTTTGTCTCTATTTTCTCAAATTCCTGACTATGAAAATTTTTATCTCTCAGGTGGAACTGCCCTTTCGGAATTCTATCTGGGTCATAGACTATCTTATGACCTTGATTTTTTTACCTCTAAAAATGACTTAATTCTCCCATTTTCTGAAGCAATGGAAACAAGATTAGAAAAAGAGGGATTTTCGGTAGTTGCGAGGCGTAAATTTCAAACATTCGTTGAGTTTAAATTGGGTAAAAAGGAAGAAGAAACAATAATTCATTTAGCCTATGACTCCCCTTTTAGATTTGCTCCATCCCTTTCCTCAATCTTTGGGGTTAAGGTTAGGGATTGGACGGATATAATTGTTGACAAACTACTTGCCTTCTTTGGTAGAGCCGAACCTAGAGATGCAATAGATTTGTTTTTCATATTAAAGAAAGAAGATATTTGGCACTTGTTAGAGCTGGCAAAACAAAAAGACCCTGGTTTTGATCTTTATTGGTTAACTGTAGCCCTGGAAAAAGTAAGGATTTTTCCCGATAGTATTTCTCAATGGCCTGTGGATATGCTTGTCACGGTAGATATTAAAGAGTTAAAGGATACATTTTTGAGCCTTGCTCGTAAAATTATGGATAAGATAAAAAAGGTGAACTAA